From a region of the Tachypleus tridentatus isolate NWPU-2018 chromosome 1, ASM421037v1, whole genome shotgun sequence genome:
- the LOC143257254 gene encoding uncharacterized protein LOC143257254, translated as MKQQNDGEYLETTSLPGNDFKLIYSDKITTDPEVSSTLSEPVDIKKLQLQFGQKSIAFLSKPFREPKPILAVSPIVHQAKEKSASIGGLEELELQQLKDFETQCPLRMFSHEVNKKIVAFQETGEKLLCSKPCETLTKQHRNLDIHNAQSDKHSIFNARLTNPNAETRTTSCEIVSANTQSVDSSVYNLQMCFPKNENEVRLEVKPLDVTNIGALQNYKHQNFSKEKTFQDCGGSGVKERDPTTQDYSRSQHCSTETLEVNNKSMILFNKAKPTNNSKRFQKLDKRIKSPFMSYLAREGVASMSFCDDNTTQTISGDIQCGSDSTPCNCPTDSPLISPYAKVTQARSTKSSSGRGSDSSIVSGEPREGSKLLPIKLHQLSGTSSGYESMMRDSEETPASSSQESGNECDAGEHRNKKGVRRKGTGVEHHTKPSTFHPLTTKTSPTRHDSPLVMTKEPLMSKHPKNNEWHNSNLQISDENVCCTGLLCCGVSFRKITSDLSYV; from the exons atgaaacagcaGAATGATGGTGAGTACCTAGAGACCACATCGCTCCCTGGTAATGATTTCAAGTTAATATACAGTGACAAGATTACCACAGATCCTGAAGTTTCAAGCACACTAAGCGAGCCAGTGGACATCAAAAAACTGCAATTACAATTTGGACAGAAAAGTATAGCGTTCTTGAGTAAACCTTTTCGTGAACCTAAGCCGATTTTGGCCGTTTCACCAATAGTCCACCAAGCAAAAGAAAAATCTGCTTCCATTGGTGGACTTGAAGAGTTAGAACTTCAACAGCTGAAAGATTTTGAAACTCAATGTCCTCTTCGTATGTTTTCTCATGAAGTAAATAAGAAAATAGTAGCTTTTCAAGAGACTGGAGAAAAATTACTATGTTCCAAACCTTGCGAAACGTTGACAAAACAGCATAGAAACTTGGACATTCATAACGCACAGAGTGATAAGCATTCAATATTTAATGCAAGACTTACAAATCCGAATGCTGAAACCAGAACAACCTCATGCGAAATCGTAAGTGCCAATACTCAAAGCGTTGATTCAAGTGTGTACAACCTACAAATGTGCTTcccaaaaaatgaaaatgaagtaAGATTAGAAGTCAAACCGTTAGATGTTACGAATATTGGCGCTttacaaaactacaaacatcaaaaCTTTTCAAAGGAGAAAACATTCCAAGATTGTGGTGGCAGCGGTGTCAAAGAACGAGACCCGACTACCCAGGATTACTCTAGGTCACAACACTGTTCAACAGAAACACTCGAGgtgaataacaaaagtatgataCTTTTTAATAAAGCAAAACCGACTAATAATAGCAAACGTTTTCAGAAACTAGATAAACGTATAAAATCACCTTTTATGTCATATCTAGCTCGAGAAGGTGTAGCGTCCATGTCGTTTTGTGACGATAATACAACTCAGACAATATCTGGTGACATTCAATGTGGTTCCGACAGTACTCCTTGCAACTGTCCAACAGACTCACCTTTGATTTCGCCCTATGCTAAGGTCACTCAGGCCCGTTCCACAAAGTCTAGTAGTGGGCGTGGAAGTGACAGCAGTATTGTTAGTGGTGAACCCAGAGAAGGGTCAAAGCTACTGCCTATTAAACTGCATCAGCTTTCTGGTACAAGCAGTGGGTACGAGAGTATGATGCGGGACAGTGAAGAAACGCCTGCATCGTCTAGCCAGGAATCAGGAAACGAATGTGATGCTGGGGAGCATCGGAATAAAAAAGGGGTTCGACGTAAGGGAACGG GTGTTGAACATCATACCAAGCCTTCCACTTTTCACCCTCTTACGACCAAAACAAGTCCCACACGTCACGATTCCCCTCTTGTGATGACCAAAGAACCCTTGATGTCAAAACATCCCAAGAACAATGAATGGCACAACAGCAACTTACAGATTTCTGATGAAAATGTGTGTTGCACAGGGCTTCTGTGTTGTGGTGTTAGCTTCCGAAAGATTACCTCTGATTTGTCCTACGTATAA